A stretch of Crossiella cryophila DNA encodes these proteins:
- a CDS encoding LysR family transcriptional regulator, which translates to MDDLPDFSLTQLFYFAAAAEAENISTAARELHVSQAAMSAAIKRLEAEFGFPLLSRYQSRGVTVTPAGRRLLPMARKLLRDAAALTAYTRQADEVAGVLKIGCLSLITPFVLPPVHRQLAQRHPALSPQVTEAGMETLRELLRAGTHELVITHPVDPADEFATVHLADLRPYAMVAADHPFAGIGRAGLADLAGEPLHTNVEPGPLQFVRRLFDRAGLPAPQVSPVGSYEMLRGTVSAGRGFGIVYFRPATPVTLDGGRVALLELTDDLGTAPVGIQMLPGQRPSRRIEAFIAACRTALTTGAGTPAAQGPAESCTISHPLTK; encoded by the coding sequence ATGGATGACCTGCCGGACTTCAGCCTCACGCAGTTGTTCTATTTCGCCGCCGCCGCCGAAGCGGAAAACATCTCCACCGCAGCCCGGGAACTGCACGTCTCCCAGGCGGCCATGTCCGCCGCCATCAAACGACTAGAGGCGGAGTTCGGCTTTCCGCTTCTCTCCCGTTACCAGTCCCGAGGTGTCACGGTCACCCCCGCTGGCAGACGCCTACTCCCCATGGCCAGGAAGTTGCTCCGCGACGCCGCCGCCCTCACGGCCTATACGCGGCAGGCGGACGAGGTCGCCGGCGTCCTGAAGATCGGCTGCCTTTCCCTGATCACCCCATTCGTGCTCCCCCCGGTACACCGGCAGCTCGCCCAGCGTCACCCCGCCCTGTCCCCGCAGGTGACCGAGGCCGGGATGGAAACCCTGCGCGAACTGCTGCGAGCGGGCACCCATGAGCTGGTCATCACCCATCCCGTGGACCCTGCCGACGAATTCGCCACCGTCCACCTCGCCGACCTGCGCCCCTACGCGATGGTCGCGGCAGATCACCCCTTCGCCGGGATCGGGCGCGCCGGTCTGGCCGACCTTGCCGGGGAACCGCTGCACACCAACGTGGAGCCCGGCCCGCTCCAGTTCGTCCGGCGGCTCTTCGACCGGGCCGGCCTGCCCGCGCCACAGGTCAGCCCAGTCGGTTCGTATGAGATGTTGCGGGGCACGGTGTCGGCGGGCCGGGGATTCGGCATCGTGTACTTCCGGCCGGCCACGCCAGTGACCCTCGACGGCGGCCGCGTCGCCCTGCTCGAACTCACCGACGACCTCGGCACGGCGCCGGTGGGCATCCAGATGTTGCCCGGCCAGCGACCAAGCCGCCGGATCGAGGCATTCATCGCCGCCTGCCGCACCGCGCTGACCACCGGCGCAGGCACACCGGCAGCCCAGGGACCGGCGGAATCATGCACGATATCGCATCCGTTGACGAAGTAA